One Amycolatopsis thermophila DNA segment encodes these proteins:
- a CDS encoding class I SAM-dependent methyltransferase produces the protein MARARLVGAPTRGTTNPNRLRRVDRWLAGTPEVSAALRRAPDPLVVDLGYGASPVTTVELAARLRRVHPRVRVLGLEIDPERVAGARPAARPPVLDFRQGGFELAGTRPHLVRAFNVLRQYPEDEVAGAWKLILDRLAPGGLLVEGTCDEIGRLSTWVTLDADGPRTLTLSCHLESLDRPSTLAERLPKALIHRNIDGERIHELMSTLDTCWATAAPHQAFGARSRWLETVRLLALRGWPVLTRPRRIRLGELTVPWERVAPR, from the coding sequence ATGGCTCGCGCGCGCTTAGTTGGCGCGCCGACCCGAGGAACCACGAACCCCAACCGCCTGCGCCGCGTCGACCGCTGGCTGGCCGGCACCCCCGAGGTGTCGGCCGCGCTGCGCCGCGCGCCGGACCCGCTCGTCGTGGACCTCGGGTACGGCGCGTCCCCGGTCACCACGGTCGAGCTGGCCGCCCGGCTGCGCCGGGTGCACCCGCGAGTGCGCGTGCTCGGCCTGGAGATCGATCCGGAACGGGTCGCCGGCGCCCGGCCGGCCGCGCGACCGCCGGTCCTCGACTTCCGGCAGGGCGGCTTCGAGCTGGCCGGCACCCGGCCGCACCTGGTGCGGGCGTTCAACGTGCTCCGCCAGTACCCCGAGGACGAGGTCGCCGGCGCCTGGAAGCTGATCCTCGACCGGCTCGCACCCGGCGGGCTGCTCGTCGAAGGAACCTGCGACGAGATCGGCCGGCTGTCCACCTGGGTCACGCTCGACGCGGACGGGCCGCGCACGCTGACCCTTTCCTGCCACCTCGAGTCGCTGGACCGTCCGTCCACTTTGGCCGAGCGGTTGCCGAAGGCGCTGATCCACCGCAACATCGACGGTGAACGGATCCACGAGCTGATGTCCACCTTGGACACCTGCTGGGCGACGGCCGCGCCGCACCAGGCGTTCGGCGCCCGCTCCCGCTGGCTGGAGACCGTGCGCCTGCTCGCCCTGCGCGGCTGGCCGGTGCTGACCCGGCCCCGGCGGATCCGGCTCGGCGAGTTGACCGTGCCGTGGGAACGGGTCGCGCCGCGGTAG
- a CDS encoding GNAT family N-acetyltransferase: MTTTLASKQYEAVITTDPRIVRACQELRHSVFTTEFGAAPHTGGLDVDEFDDVCEHLAVSCDGEVVGTYRLLPPGRSARLYSQSEFDLDGLTPLRPFLVETGRSCVRPDHRSGGVINLMWAAMARYVVRHGYRYLAGCASVSLADGGAAAAATWALAQANHQPAGELRVEPHRPWIPLPRGERPPGYAQVPPLLRGYLRLGAWVCGPPAHDPDFAVADFFTVLAVDQINERYRRYFLGDDS, encoded by the coding sequence ATGACCACAACGCTGGCGAGCAAGCAGTACGAGGCCGTCATCACGACGGACCCGCGGATCGTTCGGGCGTGCCAGGAACTGCGGCACAGTGTCTTCACCACCGAGTTCGGGGCCGCCCCGCACACCGGCGGGCTCGACGTCGACGAGTTCGACGACGTGTGCGAGCACCTCGCCGTGTCGTGCGACGGCGAGGTCGTCGGCACCTACCGGCTGCTGCCGCCCGGCCGCTCGGCGCGGCTGTACTCACAGTCGGAGTTCGACCTGGACGGTCTGACGCCGCTGCGGCCGTTCCTGGTCGAGACCGGCCGCTCGTGCGTGCGCCCGGACCACCGCTCCGGCGGCGTGATCAACCTGATGTGGGCGGCGATGGCCCGCTACGTGGTGCGCCACGGCTACCGCTACCTCGCCGGGTGCGCGTCGGTGTCGCTGGCCGACGGCGGCGCCGCGGCGGCCGCGACGTGGGCGCTGGCGCAGGCCAACCACCAGCCGGCGGGTGAACTGCGCGTCGAACCGCACCGGCCGTGGATCCCGCTCCCCCGCGGCGAACGGCCCCCGGGCTACGCCCAGGTGCCGCCGCTGCTGCGGGGTTACCTGCGCCTCGGCGCGTGGGTGTGCGGCCCGCCGGCGCACGACCCGGACTTCGCCGTCGCCGACTTCTTCACCGTCCTGGCGGTGGACCAGATCAACGAGCGCTACCGGCGCTACTTCCTCGGGGACGATTCATGA
- a CDS encoding lysophospholipid acyltransferase family protein, whose product MQRWLALGSALAGVRRGNLRPHARGVLGALGVTLDANTDLLRVPGGTGTLIVANHVSWLDIVAILAVDPVGFLAKREVRSWPVIGRLAQDCGTRFVARRELRELPAVVAGLADALRAGEPVVVFPEGTTWCGGEGGTFRRAAFQAAIDAGAPVRPVTFGYSQGGQPSTVAAFVGDDALLPSLNRVARARDLRIRLTAHPPLEPFGNRRELAARAQDAVRCTRVPAHA is encoded by the coding sequence GTGCAACGGTGGCTGGCGCTGGGCTCGGCCCTCGCCGGCGTGCGGCGGGGAAACCTGCGGCCGCACGCCCGCGGGGTCCTCGGCGCACTCGGCGTCACCCTGGACGCGAACACCGACCTGCTGCGGGTCCCGGGCGGCACCGGGACGCTGATCGTGGCCAACCACGTGTCGTGGCTGGACATCGTCGCGATCCTCGCCGTCGACCCGGTGGGATTCCTCGCCAAGCGCGAGGTGCGCTCGTGGCCGGTCATCGGGCGGCTCGCGCAGGACTGCGGCACCCGGTTCGTCGCGCGCCGCGAACTGCGTGAGCTGCCGGCGGTGGTCGCCGGGCTCGCGGACGCGCTGCGCGCCGGCGAACCCGTCGTGGTGTTCCCGGAGGGCACGACCTGGTGCGGTGGCGAGGGCGGGACGTTCCGGCGGGCCGCGTTCCAGGCCGCGATCGACGCCGGGGCGCCGGTGCGGCCGGTGACCTTCGGGTATTCGCAGGGCGGGCAGCCGAGCACGGTGGCGGCGTTCGTCGGCGACGACGCTCTCCTGCCGTCGCTGAACCGGGTCGCGCGGGCCCGCGACCTGAGGATCCGGCTCACCGCGCACCCGCCGCTCGAGCCGTTCGGCAACCGGCGCGAACTGGCCGCGCGCGCCCAGGACGCGGTGCGGTGCACCCGGGTCCCGGCCCATGCTTGA
- a CDS encoding maleylpyruvate isomerase family mycothiol-dependent enzyme, with protein sequence MEHASYLAIIEHQSRELWAAAVKAGPEAPVPTCPKWTVQRLVAHLAKVHSWVRSAIADPTGENVRRGQPPENWTELLDFSAEQMTGMVAELADPATPAWLPFTRYAQTVGSWARRQAHEAAIHRLDAEHALAGSGDPSAIPSLVFDPEFAADGIDELIAWMLPTRVKWDQFAVSGSVLVHAADAGRMWRVVLHPGQPATIDPVTAAFDAGVTVAGTADAVYRRVWGRPSHASVSGDLRLLEPLAAP encoded by the coding sequence ATGGAGCACGCCTCGTATCTCGCGATCATCGAGCACCAGAGCCGGGAGCTGTGGGCGGCGGCGGTCAAGGCGGGGCCGGAGGCACCCGTGCCGACGTGTCCGAAGTGGACTGTCCAGCGCCTCGTCGCCCACCTGGCGAAGGTCCACTCCTGGGTCCGCTCGGCGATCGCCGACCCGACCGGGGAGAACGTGCGGCGCGGGCAGCCGCCCGAAAACTGGACTGAACTGCTGGACTTCTCGGCCGAGCAGATGACCGGGATGGTGGCCGAGCTCGCCGACCCGGCCACGCCCGCGTGGCTGCCGTTCACCCGCTACGCGCAGACCGTCGGGTCCTGGGCCCGGCGGCAGGCGCACGAGGCGGCGATCCACCGGCTCGACGCCGAGCACGCCCTGGCCGGCAGCGGCGACCCGTCGGCGATCCCGTCGCTGGTGTTCGACCCGGAGTTCGCCGCCGACGGCATCGACGAGCTGATCGCCTGGATGCTGCCCACGCGGGTGAAGTGGGACCAGTTCGCGGTCTCCGGCTCGGTGCTGGTGCACGCCGCCGACGCCGGGCGCATGTGGCGGGTCGTGCTGCACCCCGGTCAGCCGGCGACGATCGACCCGGTGACGGCCGCGTTCGACGCCGGTGTGACCGTCGCGGGCACCGCCGACGCGGTGTACCGGCGGGTGTGGGGGCGGCCCAGCCACGCGTCGGTCAGTGGTGACCTGCGTCTCCTGGAGCCCCTGGCCGCACCCTGA
- the purU gene encoding formyltetrahydrofolate deformylase yields MSERRYVITFGCPDRTGIVARVASFLADAGGWIVEAAYHTDPDTGWFFTRQEVRADSLPFGVDELRARFAEIASSLSAESNWRVEDTAERRRVVILVSKEGHCLYDLLGRVAAGELDVDVRAVIGNHDNLADITRAHGIPFHHVPFPAGDKAEAFAQVRKLVDEHDPHAVVLARFMQILPPELCRAWAGRAINIHHSFLPSFIGARPYHQAHRRGVKLVGATCHYVTADLDAGPIIEQDVIRVDHGDTVPDLVRKGRDIEKVTLARGLRWHLESRVLVHGNRTVVF; encoded by the coding sequence GTGTCCGAACGACGTTATGTGATCACCTTCGGCTGCCCCGACCGCACCGGCATCGTCGCGCGTGTCGCGTCCTTCCTCGCCGACGCCGGCGGGTGGATCGTCGAGGCCGCCTACCACACCGATCCGGACACCGGCTGGTTCTTCACCCGCCAGGAAGTCCGGGCGGACTCGCTGCCCTTCGGTGTGGACGAACTGCGCGCGCGCTTCGCCGAGATCGCGTCCTCGCTGTCGGCCGAGTCGAACTGGCGCGTCGAGGACACCGCCGAGCGGCGCCGCGTGGTGATCCTGGTGTCGAAGGAGGGGCACTGCCTCTACGACCTGCTGGGCCGGGTCGCCGCGGGCGAACTGGACGTCGACGTGCGCGCGGTGATCGGCAACCACGACAACCTGGCGGACATCACGCGCGCGCACGGCATCCCGTTCCACCACGTGCCGTTCCCCGCCGGGGACAAGGCCGAGGCGTTCGCGCAAGTGCGCAAGCTGGTCGACGAGCACGACCCGCACGCCGTCGTCCTGGCGCGGTTCATGCAGATCCTGCCGCCCGAGCTGTGCCGGGCGTGGGCCGGGCGGGCCATCAACATCCACCACAGCTTCCTGCCGTCGTTCATCGGCGCCCGGCCGTACCACCAGGCGCACCGGCGCGGGGTGAAGCTGGTCGGCGCGACGTGCCACTACGTGACCGCCGACCTGGACGCCGGGCCGATCATCGAGCAGGACGTGATCCGCGTCGACCACGGCGACACCGTGCCGGACCTGGTGCGCAAGGGCCGCGACATCGAGAAGGTGACGCTGGCGCGGGGCCTGCGGTGGCACCTGGAGAGCCGGGTCCTGGTGCACGGCAACCGCACGGTGGTGTTCTAG
- a CDS encoding NADP-dependent oxidoreductase, translating into MTTATEIRLASRPHGTPTLDNFDIVDVEVPRPGEGQALVRNLEISVDPYMRGRMSSAKSYAAPYEVGKVMLGGAVGEVVESNTDAFAPGDLVLHGFGWRSHAVVRPDQASKIDAGAAPREAYLGVLGMTGLTAYAGLTEIARFRPGDTVFVSGAAGAVGSVVGQLAKLKGAKRVIGSAGSAGKVRHLVEDLGFDAAFNYKDAPVAKQLEEAAPEGIDVYFDNVGGEHLEAAINSANVHARFAVCGMISVYNLTEPPAAPRNLMQIVGKRLDIRGFLVGDHYDLQAKFLEEVAPLVRSGELKHEETIVEGLRNAPQAFLDLLAGANTGKMLVRL; encoded by the coding sequence GTGACGACCGCCACCGAGATCCGGCTCGCCTCCCGTCCGCACGGCACGCCCACGCTGGACAACTTCGACATCGTCGACGTCGAGGTGCCGCGCCCCGGCGAGGGCCAGGCGCTGGTCCGCAACCTGGAGATCAGCGTCGACCCGTACATGCGCGGCCGGATGAGCTCGGCCAAGTCGTACGCGGCGCCGTACGAGGTCGGCAAGGTGATGCTCGGCGGCGCGGTCGGCGAGGTCGTCGAGTCCAACACGGACGCGTTCGCGCCGGGCGACCTGGTGCTGCACGGCTTCGGCTGGCGGTCGCACGCCGTCGTGCGCCCGGACCAGGCGTCGAAGATCGACGCGGGCGCCGCGCCGCGGGAGGCCTACCTCGGTGTGCTGGGCATGACCGGGCTGACCGCGTACGCCGGCCTGACCGAGATCGCGCGCTTCCGGCCCGGTGACACGGTGTTCGTGTCCGGGGCGGCCGGCGCCGTGGGCTCGGTCGTCGGCCAGCTGGCGAAGCTCAAGGGCGCGAAGCGGGTCATCGGCAGCGCGGGATCGGCCGGGAAGGTCCGGCACCTGGTCGAGGACCTCGGGTTCGACGCCGCGTTCAACTACAAGGACGCACCGGTCGCGAAGCAGCTCGAAGAGGCCGCGCCGGAGGGCATCGACGTCTACTTCGACAACGTCGGCGGCGAGCACCTGGAAGCCGCGATCAACTCGGCCAACGTGCACGCCCGCTTCGCCGTCTGCGGCATGATCTCGGTCTACAACCTGACCGAACCGCCGGCCGCGCCCCGCAACCTGATGCAGATCGTCGGCAAGCGGCTCGACATCCGCGGGTTCCTGGTGGGCGACCACTACGACCTGCAGGCGAAGTTCCTCGAGGAGGTCGCGCCGCTGGTCCGCTCCGGCGAGCTCAAGCACGAGGAGACGATCGTCGAGGGGCTGCGGAACGCGCCGCAGGCCTTCCTCGACCTGCTGGCGGGCGCGAACACCGGCAAGATGCTCGTCCGCCTCTGA
- a CDS encoding SRPBCC family protein: MAKVTASAERTIDAPAKTVRTLVADYAETRPKILTEHYRDYEVVEGGTGAGTKAKWKLQATSKRVRDVAASVSEPEAGTLVETDANSSMVTTWTVRPAGERSVVRVETSWEGAGGIGGFFEKTFAPAGLRRIYDGVLGKLAELV; the protein is encoded by the coding sequence ATGGCGAAGGTCACCGCCAGTGCGGAACGGACGATCGACGCGCCGGCCAAGACGGTCCGGACGCTGGTCGCGGACTACGCCGAGACCAGGCCGAAGATCCTGACCGAGCACTACCGCGACTACGAGGTGGTCGAGGGCGGGACCGGCGCCGGCACGAAGGCGAAGTGGAAGCTGCAGGCCACCTCGAAGAGGGTGCGGGACGTCGCGGCGAGTGTGTCCGAGCCGGAAGCGGGCACCCTCGTCGAGACCGACGCCAACTCCAGCATGGTCACGACCTGGACGGTGCGGCCCGCGGGCGAGCGCAGCGTCGTCCGGGTCGAGACCAGCTGGGAGGGCGCCGGCGGCATCGGCGGCTTCTTCGAGAAGACCTTCGCGCCGGCCGGGCTCCGCCGGATCTACGACGGTGTCCTGGGCAAGCTCGCCGAGCTGGTGTGA
- a CDS encoding ABC transporter substrate-binding protein codes for MRWTTSLRAAGVLAVAVLGLTACGGGNDGGGSAAPGKGGAPIVVASFNFTDSQILAEVYSQALEAKGYPVQRKFNIGSRELVYPSLKSGELQFIPEYQGAAISSGFNEQAPTDAASEHAKLAELFKPSGVGLLDYAPAENKNTYVVKSDLAQQQGLKTISDLKKLDKVVLGGPPECGTRANCFVGFRDVYKLNVTFSSIQESGPRVEQLRSGAVTVIPLDSVNPLVGSSDFTALEDDQHIVATENIVPAVNQKVLDERGPDFAAAVNAVSAKLTTDQLRELNKQVDEDGDQVADVAKDWLSQQGLR; via the coding sequence ATGCGATGGACGACGAGCCTGCGGGCGGCGGGGGTGCTCGCGGTAGCGGTCCTCGGTTTGACGGCCTGTGGCGGCGGGAACGACGGCGGCGGCTCGGCCGCACCGGGCAAGGGCGGTGCGCCGATCGTGGTGGCGTCCTTCAACTTCACCGACAGCCAGATCCTGGCCGAGGTGTACTCGCAGGCGCTGGAGGCGAAGGGCTACCCGGTCCAGCGGAAGTTCAACATCGGCTCGCGCGAGCTCGTGTACCCGTCGCTGAAGTCGGGTGAGCTGCAGTTCATCCCCGAGTACCAGGGCGCGGCGATCAGCTCCGGCTTCAACGAGCAGGCGCCGACGGACGCCGCGTCCGAGCACGCCAAGCTCGCCGAGCTGTTCAAGCCGTCCGGCGTCGGCCTGCTCGACTACGCCCCGGCGGAGAACAAGAACACCTACGTCGTGAAGTCCGACCTGGCGCAGCAGCAGGGGCTGAAGACGATCAGCGACCTGAAGAAGCTGGACAAGGTCGTCCTTGGCGGCCCGCCGGAGTGCGGCACCCGCGCCAACTGCTTCGTCGGCTTCCGTGACGTCTACAAGCTGAACGTCACGTTCTCGAGCATCCAGGAGTCCGGCCCGCGGGTCGAGCAGTTGCGCTCCGGTGCGGTCACGGTCATCCCGCTCGACTCGGTGAACCCGCTGGTCGGCAGCTCCGACTTCACCGCGCTGGAGGACGACCAGCACATCGTGGCCACCGAGAACATCGTGCCGGCGGTCAACCAGAAGGTGCTCGACGAGCGCGGCCCGGACTTCGCCGCGGCCGTCAACGCGGTGAGCGCCAAGCTGACCACCGACCAGCTGCGCGAGCTGAACAAGCAGGTGGACGAGGACGGCGACCAGGTGGCCGACGTGGCGAAGGACTGGCTGTCCCAGCAGGGACTCCGCTGA
- a CDS encoding ABC transporter permease: MSEYVLAASDRPLFEWRWVERNADEIVQRLGEHLALTTAALAIGLVVSVALAVLSLRWRWFYAVALGTAGALYVIPSLGAFALLVPFFGLSFTTAVIPLATYTLLILLRNIVTGIQQVPAEVREAAIGMGFTRLRLLLQVELPLALPVVIAGLRVAAVTTIGLVTVTAMLGMGGLGFFIRQGIQTTTPNPTAIIVGIGLSIVLAVLVDALLWLSERALAPWARKAGRA; the protein is encoded by the coding sequence GTGAGCGAGTACGTGCTGGCCGCGAGCGACCGGCCGCTGTTCGAGTGGCGCTGGGTGGAGCGCAACGCGGACGAGATCGTGCAGCGCCTGGGTGAGCACCTGGCGCTGACGACCGCGGCGCTCGCGATCGGGCTGGTGGTGTCCGTCGCGTTGGCCGTGCTGTCGCTGCGGTGGCGGTGGTTCTACGCGGTCGCGCTGGGCACGGCTGGTGCGCTGTACGTCATTCCGAGCCTGGGCGCGTTCGCGCTGCTGGTGCCGTTCTTCGGGCTGTCGTTCACCACGGCGGTCATCCCGCTGGCGACGTACACGCTGCTGATCCTGCTGCGCAACATCGTCACCGGGATCCAGCAGGTGCCCGCGGAGGTGCGGGAGGCCGCGATCGGGATGGGCTTCACCCGGCTGCGGCTGTTGTTGCAGGTCGAGCTCCCGCTCGCGCTGCCGGTGGTGATCGCCGGGCTGCGGGTGGCGGCGGTCACGACGATCGGGCTGGTCACGGTCACCGCGATGCTCGGCATGGGCGGCCTGGGCTTCTTCATCCGGCAGGGCATCCAGACGACCACCCCCAACCCGACGGCGATCATCGTCGGGATCGGGTTGTCCATCGTGCTGGCCGTGCTGGTGGACGCGCTGCTCTGGCTGAGCGAGCGGGCGCTGGCGCCCTGGGCCCGGAAGGCGGGGCGGGCGTGA